The DNA region TCAACCCCGACCACGGGCCGGAACTCCTCGCGCTCCCCTATGAGTTGGTGTGGGCGACCACGTGGATGGCGGAGGCGAACACCTGGATAGCCCCGCTCCTCGGGCTGCCCGAACTCCCGTACATCGTCTGGCCGCAGCTCCACCAGGAGGACCCGGACGGGCTGCACTGGAAGACCCGTGCGCTGGTCGCCTGGGCGGCCGGCCGTCCGTTCGTCTGGGTGGACGACGAGGTGGGGCCGCAGGACTCCGCTTGGGTGGCGGCCCACCATCCGGGCCCGGCGCTCGTCCTGCGGGTCGACCCCGGACTCGGCCTGCGGGAGGGCGACTTCGCCACCCTGCGGGAATGGGCGGCGACCGGGGCGGGGTGATCGGGGTACCGGCCGCCCCCGGGCGCCACGCGATCGCGGCGTGCCCCCGTGACCTGCGCCGCCCGGCCCGGTGGTTCGCCGGGTGGGCGACGCCTCGCGCGGCGGGGTGGGGCGGGGGACACCGCGAGGCATGGGACGGCGTGACGTCGCGGTGGCGCGCGAGAGGGCGGCCGGCTCAGTGGCGGCCGACTCGTGGGGGCCACGCCGGTACCGGGGGGAGGTCCGTCAGCGCGCGCCTTGCCCGGTCCCGTGCGCGGAAGCCGAGGCTGATGAGGGTGATGCCCTCCCCGGTGCCCAGGGGCGTGCGGCCGTGCGGCGTGAGCGCTCCGTCGAAGACGGCTCCGCTGCCCACGGCGAGGTCGCATTCGAGGTAGCCGGCGGCGCTGATGAAGACGGTGGTGCTGGCCTTGGCCGTCCCGGCACGGCGTGTGCGTGCGAGGCAGATGATCAAGTTGGCCTCGCCGAGTCCGGCCTCGTCCACATGGAAGTCGAGGGACTGCCCTTCCGTGTAGCCGATGTAGACGCCGGTGTGAGGCGGCTCGACGTCCAGGCGGGTGGACTGCGCGACGAGCGCGGCGAGGTCGACCTGGGTGACGAAGCGGCTCGCGGCCTCGCCGACGGCCGCGTTGCGCTTGCCGTTGTGCCGGTAGCCGTCGGTGGCGAGGGCCTTCTCGGCTTCGGCCGCCATGGCGTTGATCAGTTGGGCGGGAAACGGCTGGTCCGACAGGTGGCGAGGCTGCACCCGCTGGTGCACGGCGAGGCTCCGCACCGCGCCCCGGAGGGCGCGGAGGTCCTCGTGCCACCGGGTCGGGTCGCCCACGGTGGTGTGGGCCTGGAGCCACGCCGTCCACCGGCGGCTCCACTCGCCCGGTGCGGCGACGGCCGGTGCCGGCGCGGTGGCGCTGCCGATCAGCGCGTCGACCCGGTCGAGTGCGGCTTGCGTGGACTCGACGAGTTCGGTGTCGCCCCTGCCGATCCGCAGTCGCAGCGCCTCCTGCAGCTGTGCGCGGGCACCGGTGAGGTCACCGCGCTCCATGAGGTGCTTGCCGAAGTGCTGGCACGCGAAGTCGAGGAGTTCCGGGCACTTGCCCCGCGCGGTGTCCAGGGCGCTGCGGTAGAGCGCGTCCGCGGTCTCGACGTCGCCGGCGTAGCGGTGGGCGTCGCCGAAGTTGAGTTCGGTGGCGATGACGGCCCGGACGTTCCCCCTGGTGACGGCCAGTTCCAGCGACCGGCGGAGGAACGTGCGGGCCTCGTCGTGGTTCCCCAGGCTCATCTGGGCGATGCCGATCCACCGGGTCAGGACGCGGGTCCGGTCAGGATCGGGCCCGGTGGACAACTCCACCCGGAGCCGGTCCACCGCGGCGATCAGCCCGGCCCGGTCGGTGGGGACCATCCGCAGGTCTTCGTCCTGCGTGATGAGGTGCTGGAGCACGGCGCCTTCCCTCGTTCGGTTGCGGTCAGCC from Kitasatospora sp. NBC_00458 includes:
- a CDS encoding tetratricopeptide repeat protein; protein product: MLQHLITQDEDLRMVPTDRAGLIAAVDRLRVELSTGPDPDRTRVLTRWIGIAQMSLGNHDEARTFLRRSLELAVTRGNVRAVIATELNFGDAHRYAGDVETADALYRSALDTARGKCPELLDFACQHFGKHLMERGDLTGARAQLQEALRLRIGRGDTELVESTQAALDRVDALIGSATAPAPAVAAPGEWSRRWTAWLQAHTTVGDPTRWHEDLRALRGAVRSLAVHQRVQPRHLSDQPFPAQLINAMAAEAEKALATDGYRHNGKRNAAVGEAASRFVTQVDLAALVAQSTRLDVEPPHTGVYIGYTEGQSLDFHVDEAGLGEANLIICLARTRRAGTAKASTTVFISAAGYLECDLAVGSGAVFDGALTPHGRTPLGTGEGITLISLGFRARDRARRALTDLPPVPAWPPRVGRH